A stretch of the Desulfovibrio sp. X2 genome encodes the following:
- a CDS encoding SLC13 family permease has product MADQASAPLLPPRRPGLRHLLAWLVVLVAAAVLAAPSLLAPSLLAQHGLTPALVRGSSAIVLAVGFWALGTLPEFVTALLFFLVCMVFRLAPADVVFSGFQSSAVWLAFGGLILGAAIRRSGLAGRMVRLCLSRFSGGYAALMALLVAVGMGLAYFIPSSMARAVLVTPIAAGLAENLGFGPDSRGRMGVIAAAALGSTLPAFAILTSNVPNMVMAGASESIYGLPIHYGDYWLLNYPVLGLGSAALCILLLPFFFSEAPGHERKAAEPRPWSREEGVLSVVLLATLVLWATDSLHGIAPAWVALGAAVLCFLPTMGSPGDLLERVNFAPWLFIAGVTGMGAVAARIGLADEAGRLIAGFVPHGGFPAYAALLAIGAAVSLCTCHPAAPAVLTPLAATLAQASGWPLQSVLMAQVPAWVVFPFLYQAPPLIVALSLGRVPLSKVMPMFLTYFVLAAVLLLPLHYLWGRLLGVFP; this is encoded by the coding sequence ATGGCCGACCAGGCTTCCGCCCCCCTGCTCCCGCCGCGCCGCCCGGGCCTCCGCCATCTGCTCGCCTGGCTCGTGGTGCTCGTCGCCGCGGCCGTGCTCGCCGCGCCCTCGCTGCTGGCCCCCTCCCTGCTCGCGCAGCACGGGCTCACGCCCGCCCTGGTGCGCGGCAGCTCGGCCATCGTCCTGGCCGTGGGCTTCTGGGCCCTGGGCACGCTGCCGGAGTTCGTCACCGCGCTGCTCTTCTTCCTCGTGTGCATGGTCTTCCGGCTGGCCCCGGCGGACGTGGTCTTCTCGGGCTTCCAGTCCAGCGCGGTCTGGCTGGCCTTCGGCGGGCTCATCCTCGGCGCGGCCATCCGCCGCTCAGGCCTTGCGGGCCGCATGGTGCGGCTGTGCCTCTCGCGCTTCTCGGGCGGCTACGCCGCGCTCATGGCCCTGCTCGTGGCCGTGGGCATGGGCCTGGCCTACTTCATCCCCTCGTCCATGGCCCGCGCCGTGCTGGTCACGCCCATCGCCGCAGGGCTGGCCGAGAACCTCGGCTTCGGGCCGGACTCGCGCGGCCGCATGGGGGTCATCGCGGCCGCGGCCCTCGGCTCGACCCTGCCCGCCTTCGCCATCCTCACCAGCAACGTGCCCAACATGGTCATGGCGGGCGCCAGCGAGAGCATCTACGGCCTGCCCATCCACTACGGCGACTACTGGCTGCTCAACTATCCGGTGCTCGGGCTGGGCAGCGCGGCCTTGTGCATCCTGCTGCTGCCGTTCTTCTTCAGCGAGGCCCCGGGCCACGAGCGCAAGGCGGCCGAGCCCAGGCCCTGGTCGCGCGAGGAAGGCGTCCTCTCCGTGGTGCTGCTGGCGACCCTGGTGCTGTGGGCCACGGACTCGCTGCACGGCATCGCCCCGGCCTGGGTGGCGCTGGGCGCGGCCGTGCTCTGCTTCCTGCCCACCATGGGCAGCCCGGGCGACCTGCTCGAGCGCGTCAATTTCGCGCCCTGGCTGTTCATCGCGGGCGTCACGGGCATGGGCGCCGTGGCCGCCAGGATCGGCCTGGCCGATGAGGCGGGCAGGCTCATCGCGGGCTTCGTGCCGCACGGCGGCTTCCCGGCCTACGCCGCGCTGCTGGCCATCGGCGCGGCCGTCTCGTTGTGCACCTGCCACCCGGCCGCCCCGGCCGTGCTCACGCCCCTGGCCGCCACCCTGGCCCAGGCCAGCGGCTGGCCGCTTCAGAGCGTGCTCATGGCCCAGGTGCCCGCCTGGGTGGTCTTCCCCTTCCTCTACCAGGCGCCGCCGCTCATCGTGGCCCTGTCCCTGGGCCGGGTGCCGCTGTCCAAGGTCATGCCCATGTTCCTGACCTACTTCGTCCTGGCCGCGGTGCTGCTCCTGCCCCTGCACTACCTCTGGGGCCGCCTGCTCGGCGTGTTTCCCTAG
- a CDS encoding NAD(P)-dependent alcohol dehydrogenase gives MPARKSSGKGPAPHGSVPLRAAVLRAGGEPLRMEDLRLEPPRPDEILVRLAASGVCHTDIGLWEYGESGPVILGHEGAGVVQAVGAEVQGLSPGDHVVLSYQSCGHCPECLAGRPVHCENFWDANFGFARLDGSNAYSDGVRGHFFGQSSFATHTLATARNIVRVDKDLPLHLLAPLGCGLQTGAGTVLNSLAVGAGESVLVLGAGSVGLAAVMAARIAGASPVIAVDTVPERLALAEELGATHAVRTERDAGAADVAARIGKIAPRGVDHAVETTGSGAMHSLSLDILAPGGSTALLTGEAAPASLSGGRRAMSVIQGDAVPQRFIPALIGHFRAGRFPFDRLVRFYDFADVNRAMADSLAGTTVKPVLRIAELSEIEAGMAPPTRRGRVSGGRDFA, from the coding sequence ATGCCCGCGAGAAAAAGTTCCGGCAAAGGTCCCGCGCCGCACGGCTCCGTTCCCCTGCGCGCGGCCGTGCTGCGCGCGGGCGGCGAGCCCCTGCGCATGGAGGATCTGCGCCTCGAGCCGCCGAGGCCCGACGAGATCCTGGTGCGGCTCGCGGCCAGCGGCGTCTGCCACACGGACATCGGCCTGTGGGAATACGGCGAATCAGGCCCCGTGATCCTGGGGCACGAGGGCGCGGGCGTGGTGCAGGCCGTGGGCGCCGAGGTGCAGGGCCTCTCCCCGGGCGACCACGTGGTGCTCTCCTACCAGTCCTGCGGCCATTGCCCCGAGTGCCTGGCCGGACGGCCCGTGCACTGCGAGAACTTCTGGGACGCCAACTTCGGCTTCGCGCGCCTGGACGGCAGCAACGCCTATTCGGACGGCGTGCGCGGCCACTTCTTCGGCCAGTCCTCCTTCGCCACCCACACCCTGGCCACGGCGCGCAACATCGTGCGCGTGGACAAGGACCTGCCGCTGCACCTGCTGGCCCCGCTGGGCTGCGGCCTGCAGACCGGCGCGGGCACGGTGCTGAACTCCCTGGCCGTCGGGGCCGGGGAGAGCGTGCTGGTGCTCGGCGCGGGCTCCGTGGGGCTGGCCGCGGTCATGGCGGCGCGCATCGCGGGCGCCTCGCCCGTCATCGCCGTGGACACGGTGCCCGAGCGCCTGGCCCTGGCGGAAGAGCTGGGCGCCACGCACGCCGTGCGCACGGAGCGGGACGCGGGCGCGGCGGACGTGGCCGCGCGCATCGGGAAGATCGCCCCGCGCGGCGTGGACCACGCCGTGGAGACCACGGGGAGCGGCGCCATGCACAGCCTCTCCCTGGACATCCTGGCCCCGGGCGGCAGCACGGCCCTGCTCACGGGCGAGGCCGCGCCCGCCTCCCTGTCCGGGGGGCGCAGGGCCATGAGCGTCATCCAGGGCGACGCCGTGCCGCAGCGCTTCATCCCGGCCCTCATCGGGCACTTCCGCGCCGGGCGCTTCCCCTTCGACCGGCTGGTGCGCTTCTACGATTTCGCGGACGTGAACCGGGCCATGGCCGACTCCCTGGCGGGAACGACCGTGAAGCCCGTGCTGCGCATCGCCGAGCTTTCCGAGATCGAGGCCGGGATGGCACCCCCAACACGGAGAGGGCGCGTGAGCGGGGGCCGTGATTTCGCCTGA
- a CDS encoding bacteriohemerythrin produces the protein MPRLPWSDNLSLGVRKLDEQHKHLVRLADGLVTAMHVGSGENKVATCVAELRDYLSSHCAMEEEYMARLGYPGLEEQREAHRNLGKRVLVMQQSLYVHSEVTPEEVLALLKEWLIGHLLVVDGKFGRWLKEHATGEVDGSGGDEQGGNVGPAGGPGVREDGGGTGAG, from the coding sequence ATGCCCCGCCTGCCCTGGAGCGACAACCTGAGCCTCGGCGTGCGCAAGCTCGACGAGCAGCACAAGCACCTGGTCCGCTTGGCGGACGGGCTGGTCACGGCCATGCACGTCGGCAGCGGCGAGAACAAGGTGGCCACCTGCGTTGCGGAGCTGCGCGACTACCTCTCCTCCCACTGCGCCATGGAGGAGGAGTACATGGCCCGGCTCGGCTATCCGGGGCTCGAGGAGCAGCGCGAGGCGCACCGCAACCTGGGGAAGCGGGTCCTGGTCATGCAGCAGTCGCTCTACGTGCACAGCGAGGTCACGCCCGAGGAGGTCCTGGCGCTGCTCAAGGAATGGCTCATCGGCCACCTGCTGGTCGTGGACGGGAAGTTCGGGCGCTGGCTCAAGGAGCACGCCACGGGCGAGGTGGACGGAAGCGGCGGGGACGAACAGGGCGGGAATGTCGGCCCGGCGGGCGGGCCGGGCGTGCGGGAAGACGGGGGCGGAACGGGCGCGGGCTAA
- the queD gene encoding 6-carboxytetrahydropterin synthase QueD, with product MDIYVTLSFDAAHRLPCVPEGHKCGNLHGHTFQVEVHVSGEVEEASGWVLDFGDIKETAKPVIARLDHAYLNDIEGLENPTSENIARWLWPQLKSRLPALSCLVVRETPTSGAVFRGEGRGEGRGGKG from the coding sequence ATGGACATCTACGTGACCCTCAGCTTCGACGCGGCCCACCGCCTGCCCTGCGTGCCCGAGGGGCACAAGTGCGGCAACCTGCACGGCCACACCTTCCAGGTGGAGGTGCACGTGAGCGGCGAGGTCGAGGAGGCCTCGGGCTGGGTCCTGGACTTCGGGGACATCAAGGAAACCGCCAAGCCGGTCATCGCCCGCCTGGACCACGCCTACCTGAACGACATCGAGGGGCTCGAGAACCCGACCAGCGAGAACATCGCCCGCTGGCTCTGGCCGCAGCTGAAGTCCCGACTGCCTGCCCTCTCCTGCCTCGTGGTCCGCGAGACGCCCACCTCCGGGGCCGTCTTCAGGGGTGAGGGGCGCGGAGAGGGGCGCGGCGGCAAGGGTTAG
- the queE gene encoding 7-carboxy-7-deazaguanine synthase has translation MAYRVKEIFYTLQGEGARAGRAAVFCRFSGCNLWSGRAEDRATAACPFCDTDFTGTNGPGGGVFATADELAAAILAHFPAFAHPAYRPYVVFTGGEPALQLDEALIARLHAVGCELAVESNGTLPLPPGLDWVTISPKAGMQLATRAGQELKLVWPQQGLGPDDLAEFERLDFAHFFLQPCGSGGRGEDARAGASAEAVRACLARPVWRLSLQTHKYIGIP, from the coding sequence ATGGCCTACCGGGTCAAGGAGATCTTTTACACCCTGCAGGGCGAGGGGGCGCGCGCGGGCCGGGCGGCCGTGTTCTGCCGCTTCTCCGGCTGCAACCTGTGGAGCGGCAGGGCCGAGGACCGCGCGACCGCGGCCTGCCCCTTCTGCGACACGGACTTCACGGGCACGAACGGCCCGGGCGGCGGGGTCTTCGCCACGGCCGACGAGCTCGCGGCCGCGATCCTGGCGCATTTCCCCGCCTTCGCGCACCCGGCCTACCGGCCCTACGTGGTCTTCACCGGCGGCGAGCCCGCGCTGCAGCTGGACGAGGCGCTGATCGCGCGCCTGCACGCCGTGGGTTGCGAGCTGGCCGTGGAGAGCAACGGCACCCTGCCCTTGCCCCCGGGGCTCGATTGGGTCACCATCAGCCCCAAGGCGGGCATGCAACTCGCCACGCGCGCGGGCCAGGAGCTGAAGCTCGTCTGGCCGCAGCAGGGCCTGGGCCCGGACGACCTGGCGGAATTCGAGCGCCTGGACTTCGCCCACTTCTTCCTGCAGCCCTGCGGCAGCGGTGGGCGCGGCGAAGACGCCCGCGCCGGGGCGAGCGCCGAGGCGGTGCGCGCCTGCCTCGCGCGGCCCGTGTGGCGCCTGAGCCTTCAGACGCACAAGTACATCGGGATCCCCTAG
- the queC gene encoding 7-cyano-7-deazaguanine synthase QueC — translation MAGLCDESALVVFSGGQDSTTCLAWALARFSRVATLGFDYGQRHAVELTCRQDVLGAMAELSPDWAARLDADQTLHLGLFKEIGGTALTEEIEVQMAESGLPNTFVPGRNLVFLTAAAAYAYRRNIRHIVIGVCETDFSGYPDCRDDTVKAMQVAINLGMETRFVVHTPLMWIDKAATWRLAEELGGQEFVDLVVSRTHTCYLGERGELHPWGHGCGECPACELRARGYEAYAAGKTKS, via the coding sequence ATGGCCGGCCTTTGCGACGAATCCGCCCTGGTCGTCTTCTCCGGCGGTCAGGACTCCACGACCTGCCTGGCCTGGGCGCTGGCGCGCTTCTCCCGCGTGGCCACCCTCGGCTTCGACTACGGCCAGCGCCACGCCGTGGAGCTCACCTGCCGCCAGGACGTGCTCGGCGCCATGGCCGAGCTCTCGCCGGACTGGGCCGCGCGCCTGGACGCCGACCAGACCCTGCACCTCGGCCTGTTCAAGGAGATCGGCGGCACGGCCCTGACCGAGGAGATCGAGGTCCAAATGGCCGAGAGCGGCCTGCCCAACACCTTCGTGCCGGGCAGGAACCTCGTCTTCCTCACCGCGGCCGCGGCCTACGCCTACCGCCGCAACATCCGGCACATCGTCATCGGCGTGTGCGAGACGGACTTCTCCGGCTACCCGGACTGCCGCGACGACACCGTCAAGGCCATGCAGGTGGCCATCAACCTAGGGATGGAGACGCGCTTCGTGGTCCACACGCCGCTCATGTGGATCGACAAGGCCGCCACCTGGCGGCTGGCCGAGGAGCTGGGCGGACAGGAGTTCGTGGACCTGGTGGTCTCGCGCACCCACACCTGCTACCTGGGCGAGCGCGGCGAGCTGCACCCCTGGGGCCACGGCTGCGGCGAGTGCCCGGCCTGCGAGCTGCGCGCCAGGGGCTACGAGGCCTACGCGGCGGGCAAGACGAAAAGCTGA
- the queF gene encoding preQ(1) synthase, whose amino-acid sequence MAETNDDVSRLRHLGSSEVEHNYSDPSGEILDTFDNRYPERDYVVTLTFPEFTSLCPKTGQPDFATITIQYTPDKLCVETKSLKLYFAAFRNAGCFMESITNRICDDLAAALSPRWLKVTGDFNPRGGIHLVVDAEYRK is encoded by the coding sequence ATGGCCGAGACGAACGACGACGTGAGCCGCCTGCGCCACCTGGGCAGCAGCGAGGTGGAGCACAACTATTCCGATCCGTCCGGGGAGATCCTGGACACCTTCGACAACCGCTATCCCGAGCGGGACTACGTGGTCACGCTGACGTTTCCGGAGTTCACCTCCCTGTGCCCCAAGACCGGCCAGCCGGACTTCGCGACCATCACCATCCAGTACACGCCGGACAAGCTCTGCGTGGAGACCAAGTCGCTGAAGCTCTACTTCGCGGCCTTCCGCAACGCGGGCTGCTTCATGGAGAGCATCACCAACCGCATCTGCGACGACCTCGCGGCGGCGCTTTCGCCGCGCTGGCTCAAGGTGACGGGAGACTTCAACCCGCGCGGCGGCATCCATCTGGTGGTGGACGCCGAGTACAGGAAGTAG
- a CDS encoding glycosyltransferase family 2 protein: MQSNSSLSVVIPVFNEEDNLRPLMDQIRSALAPLGRPWEAVFVDDCSTDRSLAVIRELAAADPEHVRYAAFAANRGQSAAFAAGFAAARHDLVVTIDADLQNDPADIPLLLELIDQGYDMACGLRARRRDSFMKRIASKIGNFVRTRMTGKTVTDTGCSLKIMRADMARRMPVFKGMHRFLPNLMLWQGARVAERPVNHRPRVAGKSKYGTLDRAISGGYDLLGVRWLRARYIQYEIKEKN, translated from the coding sequence ATGCAGAGCAATTCCTCCCTTTCCGTCGTCATCCCCGTCTTCAACGAGGAAGACAATCTGAGGCCCCTCATGGACCAGATCCGGTCCGCGCTGGCACCGCTCGGCCGCCCCTGGGAGGCCGTGTTCGTGGACGACTGCTCCACGGACAGGAGCCTCGCCGTCATCCGCGAGCTGGCAGCCGCCGATCCCGAGCACGTGCGCTACGCCGCGTTCGCCGCCAACAGGGGGCAGTCCGCCGCCTTTGCCGCCGGGTTCGCCGCGGCGCGGCACGACCTGGTGGTGACCATAGACGCGGACCTGCAGAACGACCCGGCCGACATCCCGCTGCTGCTCGAGCTCATCGACCAGGGCTACGACATGGCCTGCGGCCTGCGCGCCAGGCGCCGCGACAGCTTCATGAAGCGCATCGCCTCCAAGATCGGCAATTTCGTGCGCACCCGCATGACCGGCAAGACCGTGACCGACACGGGCTGCTCGCTGAAGATCATGCGCGCCGACATGGCCCGGCGCATGCCCGTGTTCAAGGGCATGCACCGCTTCCTGCCGAACCTCATGCTCTGGCAGGGCGCGCGCGTGGCCGAGCGGCCGGTGAACCACCGCCCGCGCGTGGCGGGCAAGTCCAAGTACGGCACCCTGGACCGCGCCATCTCCGGCGGGTACGATCTCCTGGGCGTGCGCTGGCTGCGCGCCCGCTACATCCAGTACGAGATCAAGGAAAAGAACTAG
- a CDS encoding TVP38/TMEM64 family protein, with product MATPPRPDRPDEVGTSGAPGASAPRDDADAASAASENADAAPDREDIPAASSRRRVRAILKGLLLIVSLAAIGFAMHAAKLNQNLDRNALAASLEGMGALGWLLFVLGSALVSVLGMPRQLPAFLGGYVYGVGMGTLLSCLGAALGSTFIFAYARFFGRGFAARRFGRRIASFDRFLGKNPFAMSMVLRLLPVGNNLVTSLLAGLTSIPLLPFLAGSLIGYVPQNLVFALVGKGVRVAPAVRITIAAVLFVASTLWGFWLYRRYRVDKVLPDDGTTGD from the coding sequence ATGGCCACCCCCCCGCGCCCCGACCGGCCGGACGAGGTCGGCACCTCCGGCGCCCCCGGCGCGTCCGCGCCCCGCGATGACGCCGATGCCGCGTCCGCCGCTTCCGAAAACGCCGATGCCGCGCCCGACCGGGAAGACATTCCCGCGGCCTCGTCCCGCCGCCGCGTGCGCGCCATCCTCAAGGGCCTTCTGCTCATAGTCTCGCTGGCCGCCATCGGCTTCGCCATGCACGCGGCCAAGCTGAACCAGAACCTGGACCGCAACGCCCTGGCCGCGAGCCTGGAGGGCATGGGCGCCCTCGGCTGGCTGCTCTTCGTGCTCGGCTCGGCGCTGGTCTCGGTGCTCGGCATGCCGCGCCAGCTCCCGGCCTTCCTCGGCGGCTACGTCTACGGCGTCGGCATGGGCACGCTGCTCTCCTGCCTGGGCGCGGCGCTCGGCAGCACCTTCATCTTCGCCTACGCCCGCTTCTTCGGGCGCGGCTTCGCGGCGCGCCGCTTCGGCCGCCGCATCGCCTCCTTCGACCGCTTCCTGGGCAAGAACCCCTTCGCCATGAGCATGGTCCTGCGCCTCCTGCCCGTGGGCAACAACCTGGTCACCAGCCTGCTCGCCGGGCTCACCTCCATCCCGCTGCTGCCCTTCCTCGCGGGCTCGCTCATCGGCTACGTGCCCCAGAATCTCGTCTTCGCCCTGGTGGGCAAGGGCGTGCGCGTGGCCCCGGCCGTGCGCATCACCATCGCCGCCGTGCTCTTCGTGGCCTCCACCCTGTGGGGCTTCTGGCTCTACCGCCGCTACCGCGTGGACAAGGTCCTGCCCGACGACGGCACGACCGGCGACTAG
- a CDS encoding YkgJ family cysteine cluster protein: MHRDAQNLAVPCETAHDLELFEAVLRYFLDPCEERRAALGGFDYEIGEIGEADGAESEGGADKAEARKAALVMQAANTVLDAEGREMFKFVAEQGSPVVCRAGCTGCCHQPITCDPFEAALIGLYLERRPELRAAFEAAHAEWDERTRDVRDAFVAWAERRFRDGVDDGSHRFADFVVPCVFLRDGLCRVYPVRPYACRSYISVSPACPAPADPAEKPGMQGMGFGVYTSHMDARAAVRAMLWRRFGIDPSRVRTRLMPELVRRFLAGGLAEALRCATAETPPGKSSGAASSDPPSP, from the coding sequence ATGCATCGCGACGCGCAGAACCTTGCCGTGCCGTGCGAGACGGCCCACGACCTGGAGCTTTTCGAGGCGGTCCTCAGGTATTTCCTGGATCCGTGCGAGGAGCGGCGGGCGGCGCTCGGCGGGTTCGATTACGAGATCGGCGAGATCGGCGAGGCCGACGGAGCGGAAAGCGAGGGCGGCGCGGACAAGGCCGAGGCCCGCAAGGCGGCCCTGGTGATGCAGGCGGCCAACACGGTGCTGGATGCCGAGGGCCGGGAGATGTTCAAGTTCGTCGCGGAGCAGGGCAGCCCGGTGGTCTGCAGGGCCGGGTGCACGGGCTGCTGCCACCAGCCCATCACCTGCGACCCCTTCGAGGCGGCCCTGATCGGGCTCTACCTCGAACGCCGCCCGGAGCTGCGCGCCGCCTTCGAGGCCGCCCATGCCGAGTGGGACGAGCGCACCCGCGACGTGCGCGACGCCTTCGTGGCCTGGGCGGAGCGCCGCTTTCGCGACGGGGTGGACGACGGCAGCCACAGGTTCGCGGACTTCGTCGTGCCCTGCGTCTTCCTGCGCGACGGGCTGTGCCGGGTCTATCCGGTCCGCCCCTACGCCTGCCGCAGCTACATCTCGGTCTCCCCGGCCTGCCCCGCGCCCGCGGACCCGGCCGAGAAGCCCGGCATGCAGGGCATGGGCTTCGGCGTGTACACGAGCCACATGGACGCCCGCGCGGCCGTGCGGGCCATGCTCTGGCGCCGCTTCGGCATAGACCCCTCCCGCGTGCGCACCCGGCTCATGCCCGAGCTGGTGCGCCGCTTCCTGGCCGGGGGCCTGGCGGAGGCCCTGCGCTGCGCAACGGCCGAAACGCCGCCCGGCAAATCGTCCGGCGCGGCGTCCTCCGACCCCCCCTCGCCCTAG
- a CDS encoding AraC family transcriptional regulator, translating to MVTEDTAAADKKRLAELIGSLAKAQGITPTCVPGVRLMMANCSCRRAKTVYEPSIVIVAQGRKRGYVGEDVYTYDPDNYLVLSVPLPFECETEAGPDGPLLGLSVSVDHIMLGELLMEMDEGAPPAEMPRGLYATRLTQELRGAAIRLVESMRSPLDGRMLGRQIVREIVYRVLCGEQGGALRAVAARHSGFGQIARVLKRIHSEYDQALDIETLAREAGMSVSSFHQSFKAVTCTSPIQYLKSIRLHKARLMMLQDGYNASTAAGRVGYQSPSQFSREFKRFFGHSPAEEAARLRGAEA from the coding sequence ATGGTCACTGAAGATACTGCCGCGGCCGACAAGAAGCGGCTCGCCGAGCTGATCGGCTCCCTGGCCAAGGCCCAGGGGATAACGCCCACCTGCGTGCCCGGGGTGCGGCTCATGATGGCCAACTGCTCCTGCCGCCGGGCCAAGACGGTCTACGAGCCGAGCATCGTCATCGTGGCCCAGGGCCGCAAGCGGGGCTACGTGGGCGAGGACGTCTACACCTACGACCCGGACAACTACCTCGTGCTCTCGGTGCCCCTGCCCTTCGAGTGCGAGACCGAGGCGGGGCCGGACGGCCCCCTGCTCGGCCTGTCCGTGTCCGTGGACCACATCATGCTGGGCGAGCTGCTCATGGAGATGGACGAGGGCGCGCCGCCCGCGGAGATGCCGCGCGGGCTCTACGCCACGCGCCTGACGCAGGAGCTGCGCGGCGCGGCCATCCGCCTCGTGGAGTCCATGCGCTCGCCCCTGGACGGCCGCATGCTCGGCAGGCAGATCGTGCGCGAGATCGTCTACCGCGTGCTCTGCGGCGAGCAGGGCGGCGCGCTGCGCGCCGTGGCCGCGCGGCACAGCGGCTTCGGCCAGATCGCCCGCGTGCTCAAGCGCATCCACTCCGAGTACGACCAGGCCCTGGACATCGAGACCCTGGCGCGCGAGGCGGGCATGAGCGTGTCGAGCTTCCACCAGAGCTTCAAGGCCGTGACCTGCACCTCGCCCATCCAGTACCTGAAGAGCATCCGGCTGCACAAAGCCCGGCTGATGATGCTGCAGGACGGCTACAACGCCAGCACCGCGGCGGGCCGCGTGGGCTACCAGAGCCCCTCGCAGTTCAGCCGCGAGTTCAAGCGCTTCTTCGGCCACAGCCCGGCCGAGGAGGCCGCGCGCCTGCGCGGGGCAGAGGCCTAG
- a CDS encoding NADH:flavin oxidoreductase, with the protein MAQLFESGFIGTLVLKNRFVRSATWEGRAAEDGAATPELTAMMVELARGGVGLIITGYAYVSPEGQSQTRQLAAHDDRFVAGLAEMTGAVHEAGGRIALQIVHAGCAASPAEGAVLGPTDAVPGRGPDGEAGDAPVCRAATRDDLARIAQDFARAAARGKAAGFDAVQLHAAHGFLLSQFLSPALNTRTDEYGGTLENRARLLLEVTAAVRGAVGRDYPLLVKLNSEDFLENGLTREESATVAHMLEKAGVDGVELSGGTVFSRPERSAVRPGFLKDAASEVYYREAAALYKRHVGIPLLLVGGIRSYEVAEELVRGRVADYVSLSRPLICEPGLVRRWQEGDRRRARCVSDNACFAPAVAGQGELCATTQGRWHLAGFPGASPEASLAETA; encoded by the coding sequence ATGGCCCAATTGTTCGAGAGCGGATTCATCGGAACCCTGGTCCTCAAGAACCGCTTCGTGCGCTCCGCGACCTGGGAAGGCCGCGCGGCCGAGGACGGCGCCGCCACTCCGGAGCTGACCGCCATGATGGTCGAGCTGGCCCGGGGCGGCGTGGGGCTCATCATCACCGGCTACGCCTACGTGAGCCCGGAAGGGCAGTCGCAGACGCGCCAGCTCGCGGCCCACGACGACCGCTTCGTGGCCGGACTGGCCGAGATGACCGGGGCCGTGCACGAGGCGGGCGGACGGATCGCGCTGCAGATCGTGCACGCGGGATGCGCCGCCTCTCCGGCCGAGGGCGCGGTCCTCGGCCCCACGGACGCCGTGCCGGGCCGGGGCCCGGACGGCGAGGCGGGCGACGCCCCCGTCTGCCGGGCCGCGACGCGGGACGACCTCGCCCGCATCGCACAGGACTTCGCCCGGGCCGCGGCGCGCGGCAAGGCCGCGGGCTTCGACGCGGTGCAGCTGCACGCGGCGCACGGCTTCCTGCTCAGCCAGTTCCTCTCCCCGGCCCTCAACACGCGCACGGACGAGTACGGCGGCACGCTGGAAAACCGCGCGCGCCTGCTGCTCGAGGTCACGGCCGCGGTGCGCGGCGCCGTGGGCCGGGACTATCCCCTGCTGGTCAAGCTGAACTCCGAGGACTTCCTGGAGAACGGCCTGACCCGCGAGGAGTCCGCCACCGTGGCGCACATGCTGGAGAAGGCGGGCGTGGACGGAGTGGAGCTCTCCGGCGGCACGGTCTTCTCCAGGCCCGAGCGCTCGGCCGTGCGGCCGGGATTTCTGAAGGACGCGGCGAGCGAGGTCTACTACCGCGAGGCCGCGGCGCTCTACAAACGCCACGTGGGCATCCCGCTCCTGCTCGTGGGCGGCATCCGCTCCTATGAGGTGGCCGAGGAGCTGGTGCGCGGCCGCGTGGCCGACTACGTCTCGCTCTCCAGGCCGCTCATCTGCGAGCCGGGCCTCGTGCGCCGCTGGCAGGAGGGCGACCGCCGCAGGGCGCGCTGCGTCTCGGACAACGCCTGCTTCGCCCCGGCCGTTGCGGGCCAGGGCGAGCTCTGCGCCACCACGCAGGGCAGGTGGCATCTCGCCGGATTCCCGGGCGCATCTCCGGAAGCCTCCCTGGCCGAGACCGCCTGA